In one Bacillus thuringiensis genomic region, the following are encoded:
- the pyk gene encoding pyruvate kinase, with protein MRKTKIVCTIGPASESIEKLEQLIEAGMNVARLNFSHGSHEEHGARIKNIREASKKTGKTVGILLDTKGPEIRTHDFVDGQAELVTGAEVVLSTEQVLGTAEKFSVSYAGLYDDVDPGSRILIDDGLIELEVIEKADGNIRTKVLNSGTVKNKKGVNVPNVSIKLPGITEKDVKDIIFGIEQKVDFIAASFVRKASDVLEIRELLEEHNAQYIQIVPKIENQEGIDNIDSILEVSDGLMVARGDMGVEIPPEEVPLVQKRLIKKCNVLGKPVITATQMLDSMQRNPRPTRAEASDVANAIFDGTDAIMLSGETAAGQYPVEAVTMMANIAVRVEKSLQYEDMFKKRIKEFTPTITDAISQSVAHTALALDVAAIVAPTESGYTAKMISKYRPKSPIVAVTSDEQVGRRLALVWGVQAFMAEERAASTDEMLDTAIQTGMDAGLIGLGDTVVITAGVPVAETGTTNLMKIHVVGEEIAKGQGIGRKAAKGKVVVAKTAAEAVANVNEGDILVTTSTDKDMIPAIEKAAALVVEEGGLTSHAAVVGVSIGIPVIVGVNGVTATLKNGQEVTVDAARGIVYNGHAEVL; from the coding sequence ATGCGTAAAACTAAAATTGTATGTACTATAGGTCCTGCTAGTGAAAGTATTGAAAAATTAGAGCAATTAATCGAAGCAGGTATGAACGTTGCTCGTTTAAACTTCTCTCATGGTAGCCATGAAGAGCACGGAGCTCGTATTAAAAACATTCGTGAAGCTTCAAAGAAAACTGGTAAAACAGTTGGTATCTTACTTGATACAAAAGGTCCAGAAATCCGTACTCACGACTTCGTAGACGGACAAGCTGAGCTTGTAACAGGTGCAGAAGTAGTTCTTTCTACTGAGCAAGTATTAGGTACTGCAGAGAAGTTCTCTGTATCTTATGCTGGTCTTTATGACGATGTAGACCCAGGTTCTCGCATTCTAATCGATGACGGTCTTATCGAACTAGAAGTAATCGAAAAAGCTGACGGAAACATCCGTACAAAAGTTCTTAACAGCGGAACTGTAAAAAATAAAAAAGGTGTTAACGTACCAAACGTAAGCATTAAGCTTCCTGGTATCACTGAAAAAGACGTAAAAGATATTATCTTCGGTATCGAGCAAAAAGTTGATTTCATCGCAGCTTCATTCGTACGTAAAGCGTCTGACGTATTAGAAATCCGTGAATTATTAGAAGAGCATAACGCTCAATACATCCAAATCGTACCAAAAATCGAAAACCAAGAAGGTATCGACAACATCGATTCAATCTTAGAAGTTTCTGACGGTTTAATGGTAGCTCGTGGTGACATGGGTGTGGAAATTCCGCCAGAAGAAGTACCATTAGTACAAAAACGTCTAATTAAAAAATGTAACGTGTTAGGTAAACCGGTTATTACTGCAACACAAATGTTAGATTCTATGCAACGTAACCCACGTCCAACTCGTGCGGAAGCAAGTGACGTAGCTAACGCAATCTTTGATGGTACAGATGCAATCATGCTTTCAGGTGAAACAGCTGCTGGACAATACCCAGTAGAAGCAGTAACAATGATGGCTAACATTGCGGTACGTGTTGAAAAATCATTACAATATGAAGATATGTTCAAAAAACGTATTAAAGAGTTCACTCCAACAATTACAGATGCAATTAGCCAATCTGTTGCGCATACAGCACTTGCTCTTGATGTAGCTGCAATCGTAGCTCCAACAGAAAGTGGATATACTGCAAAAATGATCTCTAAATACCGTCCAAAATCTCCAATCGTAGCTGTAACATCTGACGAGCAAGTAGGACGTCGTCTTGCACTTGTTTGGGGTGTACAAGCATTTATGGCTGAGGAGCGCGCGGCTTCAACTGACGAAATGTTAGATACAGCAATTCAAACAGGTATGGATGCAGGTCTAATCGGACTTGGAGATACTGTAGTGATTACTGCTGGTGTACCAGTTGCTGAAACTGGTACAACAAACTTAATGAAAATCCACGTTGTTGGTGAAGAAATTGCTAAAGGACAAGGAATCGGTCGTAAAGCTGCAAAAGGTAAAGTGGTTGTAGCAAAAACAGCTGCTGAAGCTGTAGCGAACGTAAACGAAGGTGATATCCTTGTTACAACAAGCACTGATAAAGATATGATTCCTGCCATCGAAAAAGCTGCGGCTTTAGTTGTAGAAGAAGGTGGCTTAACAAGCCATGCAGCTGTTGTAGGCGTATCAATCGGTATTCCTGTTATCGTTGGTGTAAACGGCGTAACAGCAACTTTAAAAAATGGCCAAGAAGTAACAGTTGATGCAGCACGCGGAATTGTTTATAATGGACATGCGGAAGTGCTATAA
- the pfkA gene encoding 6-phosphofructokinase produces MKRIGVLTSGGDSPGMNAAIRAVVRKAIFHDIEVYGIYHGYAGLISGHIEKLELGSVGDIIHRGGTKLYTARCPEFKDPEVRLKGIEQLKKHGIEGLVVIGGDGSYQGAKKLTEQGFPCVGVPGTIDNDIPGTDFTIGFDTALNTVIDAIDKIRDTATSHERTYVIEVMGRHAGDIALWAGLADGAETILIPEEEYDMDDVIARLKRGSERGKKHSIIVVAEGVGSAIDIGKHIEEATNFDTRVTVLGHVQRGGSPSAQDRVLASRLGARAVELLIAGKGGRCVGIQDNKLVDHDIIEALAQKHTIDKDMYQLSKELSI; encoded by the coding sequence ATGAAACGTATTGGTGTATTAACAAGTGGTGGAGATTCACCTGGTATGAATGCTGCCATTCGTGCAGTTGTTCGTAAAGCGATTTTCCATGATATTGAAGTATATGGTATTTACCATGGATACGCTGGATTAATTTCTGGTCACATTGAAAAATTAGAACTTGGTTCTGTTGGCGATATTATCCACCGCGGTGGTACAAAATTATATACAGCAAGATGTCCTGAGTTTAAAGATCCAGAAGTACGACTAAAAGGTATCGAGCAATTAAAGAAACACGGTATCGAAGGACTTGTTGTTATTGGTGGAGATGGTTCTTACCAAGGCGCTAAAAAATTAACTGAACAAGGATTCCCATGTGTTGGTGTACCAGGTACAATCGACAATGATATCCCTGGAACAGACTTCACAATTGGTTTCGATACAGCGTTAAACACTGTTATTGATGCAATTGATAAAATTCGTGACACAGCTACATCTCATGAACGTACATATGTTATCGAAGTAATGGGACGTCATGCTGGTGATATTGCATTATGGGCTGGTTTAGCTGATGGTGCGGAAACAATCTTAATTCCAGAAGAAGAGTATGACATGGATGATGTTATCGCTCGTCTGAAGCGTGGTAGTGAACGTGGTAAAAAACACAGTATTATCGTTGTAGCTGAAGGTGTTGGAAGTGCAATTGACATCGGTAAGCACATTGAAGAAGCAACAAACTTTGATACTCGTGTAACTGTATTAGGTCACGTACAACGTGGTGGATCGCCAAGTGCACAAGACCGTGTATTAGCAAGTCGTCTTGGCGCAAGAGCAGTTGAATTATTGATTGCTGGTAAAGGCGGACGTTGTGTAGGTATTCAAGATAACAAACTTGTTGATCATGACATTATCGAAGCGTTAGCTCAAAAGCATACAATCGATAAAGATATGTATCAATTATCTAAAGAATTATCCATCTAA
- the accA gene encoding acetyl-CoA carboxylase carboxyl transferase subunit alpha, with the protein MAELEFEKPVVELRNKIRELKDYTKNSQMDFSEEIRILEEKLENLEEDIYGNLKVWDRVQIARHAERPTTLDYIEHLFTDFFECHGDRLFGDDAAIVGGIAKYKGMPVTVIGHQRGKDTKENIRRNFGMPHPEGYRKALRLMKQAEKFNRPIICFIDTKGAYPGKAAEERGQSEAIARNLFEMTGLTVPVICIVIGEGGSGGALGLGVGDYIHMLENSTYSVITPEGAAAILWKDAGKAKEAAEAMKITAADLKELGVIDEIIPETRGGAHRNILKQSENIDLMIRKTFEQLNGISKDELIEKRYEKYMKIGQVSFSNASIWIK; encoded by the coding sequence ATGGCAGAGCTAGAATTTGAAAAACCAGTTGTTGAGCTAAGAAATAAGATTCGTGAACTGAAAGACTATACGAAAAACAGCCAGATGGACTTCAGTGAGGAGATTCGTATTTTGGAAGAAAAGCTAGAAAATTTAGAGGAAGATATATACGGCAATCTGAAAGTATGGGACCGTGTTCAAATTGCTCGTCATGCAGAACGACCGACAACGCTCGATTATATTGAGCACTTATTTACTGATTTTTTCGAATGTCATGGAGATCGTCTATTTGGCGATGATGCAGCGATTGTCGGCGGCATTGCGAAATATAAAGGGATGCCTGTAACTGTAATTGGGCATCAGCGCGGAAAAGATACGAAAGAAAATATTCGCCGTAACTTTGGAATGCCTCATCCAGAAGGATATCGAAAAGCATTACGTTTAATGAAGCAAGCGGAAAAGTTCAATCGTCCTATTATTTGTTTTATTGATACAAAAGGAGCTTATCCTGGTAAGGCTGCTGAAGAACGTGGTCAAAGTGAAGCTATCGCCCGCAATTTATTTGAAATGACAGGTTTAACGGTACCTGTTATTTGTATCGTTATCGGCGAAGGTGGTAGTGGTGGTGCGTTAGGCCTTGGAGTTGGAGATTACATTCATATGCTAGAAAATTCCACTTATTCTGTTATTACACCAGAGGGTGCAGCGGCAATTCTTTGGAAAGATGCAGGAAAAGCAAAGGAAGCTGCAGAGGCAATGAAAATTACAGCAGCAGATTTGAAAGAATTAGGTGTAATTGACGAAATTATTCCAGAAACAAGAGGTGGAGCTCACCGTAATATTTTGAAACAGTCAGAAAATATAGATTTAATGATTCGGAAAACTTTTGAACAATTAAACGGAATTTCGAAAGATGAATTAATCGAAAAACGTTATGAAAAATATATGAAAATTGGGCAAGTTTCGTTTTCAAACGCTTCCATTTGGATAAAATAA
- the accD gene encoding acetyl-CoA carboxylase, carboxyltransferase subunit beta, translating to MLRDLFVKKKKYAAIPSEQVRKDVPDGVMTKCPECKKIMYTKELLKNLKVCVNCGYHHPMNAWERLGSILDEGSFREYDKEMVSLNPLEFPGYEEKLESDRKKTELNEAVVTGEGTIDDMLVVVAVMDSRFRMGSMGSVVGEKIARAVEKAYDLQVPFIIFTASGGARMQEGILSLMQMAKTSVALKKHSNAGGLFISVMTHPTTGGVSASFASLGDYNLAEPGALIGFAGRRVIEQTVREKLPEDFQTAEFLLDHGQLDAVVHRDDMRESLRKILEVHQGGEMAVWQS from the coding sequence GTGCTAAGAGATTTATTCGTGAAAAAGAAAAAGTACGCTGCAATACCTTCAGAACAAGTACGAAAAGATGTACCAGATGGCGTTATGACAAAATGTCCGGAATGTAAAAAAATCATGTATACGAAAGAACTTCTAAAAAATTTAAAAGTATGTGTGAATTGTGGATATCATCATCCTATGAATGCATGGGAACGTCTTGGTAGTATATTGGACGAAGGGTCATTCCGTGAGTATGACAAAGAAATGGTTTCATTAAATCCACTCGAGTTTCCAGGTTATGAAGAGAAACTAGAGAGCGATCGTAAGAAGACTGAATTGAACGAAGCGGTTGTAACTGGTGAAGGAACAATTGATGACATGCTTGTTGTTGTTGCAGTAATGGATTCTCGTTTTCGAATGGGGAGCATGGGCTCTGTGGTAGGAGAAAAAATCGCCCGTGCGGTTGAAAAGGCGTACGACTTACAAGTTCCATTTATTATCTTTACTGCTTCGGGTGGTGCCCGTATGCAAGAAGGTATATTAAGTTTAATGCAAATGGCAAAAACAAGCGTAGCTTTGAAAAAGCATAGTAATGCAGGAGGATTATTTATTTCTGTTATGACTCACCCAACGACGGGCGGGGTTTCAGCGAGTTTCGCTTCACTTGGTGATTATAATCTTGCAGAACCAGGTGCACTTATCGGATTTGCTGGTAGACGTGTAATTGAACAAACGGTGCGTGAGAAACTACCAGAAGATTTCCAAACAGCAGAATTCTTACTAGATCATGGTCAATTAGATGCGGTGGTGCATCGTGATGATATGAGAGAATCACTTCGCAAGATTTTAGAAGTTCATCAAGGAGGGGAAATGGCTGTATGGCAGAGCTAG